The nucleotide sequence GCCGGAGGACGAGGCCATGGCCATGATCGTGCGCGGCTTCGTGGAGCCGATCGCCCGCGAGCTGCCCATGGAGTACGCGCTCGAGCTCAACCGCCTGATCGAACTGCAGATGGAGGGATCCGTTGGCTGATAAGCCCAACACCGCCGCAGCACCCGGCACCACCACCCCCGAGGAGGATGTGGTCGACGGCGTGCGCACCGATGAGGCGCGCATCGCCATCCCCGGGATGACCCAGGAGGGCGAGAAGCTCGCCACCGCCATGGTCGAGTCCGAGGAGGAGGCCATGGGGGTCTCCGCCTCGCAGGAGGACGGCAAGGTCAAGGGCACCAAGATCGCCGGCACCTCGCGCGCCGATCGGCAGGCGTCCTACGACCTCGCGGACTTCCCGGAGCTGACCGGGCGCGAGGAGGACTTCCGGTTCACCCCGCTCAAGCGCCTCAAGGGACTGCACACGGATGAGCTGACGGGGCCCGCCCCGGCGGTGACCGTGTCCGGCTCCGATCGCGTGCGCGTCGAGACCGTGGGCCGCGACGACGCCCGCGTGGGCTCGGCCGGCATCCCCGAGGACCGCCTCTCGGCCAGCGCCTGGGCCGCCGTCCAGGAGGCCACCGTGGTGACGGTCCCGGCCGAGGCCGAGATCGACGGCACCGTGATGATCGAGATCGAGGGCACCAGCCCCGATCCGGCCGCCTCCCACCTGGTCGTGGTCGCCGAGCAGTTCTCGAAGGCGCGCATCGTGCTGCGCCACCACGGCTCGGCCGTGGTCTCGCAGAACGTCGAGTTCTCGATCGCCGATTCGGCGAACATCACCGTGGTCTCCCTGCAGGAGTGGGAGGACGAGGGCACCGTGCACGCCTCGGCGCAGCACGTCTCGCTCGGCCGCGACTCGCGCTTCAAGCACGTGGTCGTCTCCCTGGGCGGGGACACCGTGCGAGTGACTCCGTCGGTGCGCTTCCGCGCCCCGGGTGCCGACGTCGAGATGTACGGGCTGACCTTCGTGGACGACGGCCAGCACCTCGAGTCGCGGCTGTTCGTGGACCACTCGCAGCCCAACTGCCGCTCGCGCGTGACCTACA is from Kocuria palustris and encodes:
- the sufD gene encoding Fe-S cluster assembly protein SufD: MTQEGEKLATAMVESEEEAMGVSASQEDGKVKGTKIAGTSRADRQASYDLADFPELTGREEDFRFTPLKRLKGLHTDELTGPAPAVTVSGSDRVRVETVGRDDARVGSAGIPEDRLSASAWAAVQEATVVTVPAEAEIDGTVMIEIEGTSPDPAASHLVVVAEQFSKARIVLRHHGSAVVSQNVEFSIADSANITVVSLQEWEDEGTVHASAQHVSLGRDSRFKHVVVSLGGDTVRVTPSVRFRAPGADVEMYGLTFVDDGQHLESRLFVDHSQPNCRSRVTYKSALQGEGAHGVWVGDVLIRPAAEATDTYELNRNLILNDGPRMDSIPNLEIETGVIAGAGHASTTGQLDAEHLYYLMSRGISERDARALVVRGFLFEILQQIEDESIEERLREIVEAELANVERGA